From one Bacteroides fragilis NCTC 9343 genomic stretch:
- a CDS encoding OPT family oligopeptide transporter → MKQEEDKFTGLPENAFRELKPGEVYNPLMSPKKTYPEVNLWSVAWGIAMAILFSAAAAYLGLKVGQVFEAAIPIAIIAVGVSGAAKRKNALGENVIIQSIGACSGVIVAGAIFTLPALYILQAKYPDMSVTFMQVFISSLLGGVLGILFLIPFRKYFVSDMHGKYPFPEATATTQVLVSGEKGGSQAKPLLMAGLIGGLYDFIVATFGWWNENFTTRVCGVGEMLADKAKLVFKVNTGAAVLGLGYIVGLKYASIICFGSLAVWWIIVPGMSLFFGDSVLNQWNPDITATVGSMSPEQIFSHYAKSIGIGGIAMAGVIGIIKSWSIIRSAVGLAAKEMGGKSDAEKNIIRTQRDLSMKIIAIGSIITLILVVLFFYFDVMQGNLVHTLVAILLVAGISFLFTTVAANAIAIVGTNPVSGMTLMTLILASVVMVAVGLKGPSGMVASLVMGGVVCTALSMAGGFITDLKIGYWLGSTPAKQEAWKFLGTIVSAATVGGVMIILNKTYGFTSGQLAAPQANAMAAVIEPLMSGVGAPWMLYGIGAVLAIVLTLLKVPALAFALGMFIPLELNIPLVVGGAINWYVTTRSKDASLNTERGEKGTLLASGFIAGGALMGVVSAAMRFGGINLVNDAWLNNTLSQLAALIAYALLILYFIKASMKVK, encoded by the coding sequence ATGAAACAAGAAGAAGACAAGTTTACGGGCTTACCCGAGAACGCATTCCGGGAACTGAAACCGGGAGAAGTGTACAACCCGCTGATGAGTCCAAAGAAAACGTATCCGGAGGTAAACCTCTGGTCTGTAGCATGGGGTATCGCCATGGCCATCCTTTTCTCGGCTGCCGCAGCCTATCTGGGACTAAAAGTAGGACAAGTATTCGAAGCTGCCATCCCCATCGCCATCATAGCAGTCGGAGTATCCGGCGCAGCCAAACGCAAAAACGCACTCGGCGAAAACGTCATTATCCAATCCATCGGCGCCTGCTCAGGCGTCATCGTGGCAGGAGCCATCTTCACACTGCCTGCCCTCTATATCCTGCAAGCCAAATATCCGGATATGTCGGTCACCTTTATGCAAGTGTTCATCAGTTCACTGCTGGGCGGTGTACTGGGCATCTTGTTCCTGATTCCTTTCCGCAAATACTTTGTAAGCGACATGCATGGCAAGTATCCTTTTCCCGAAGCGACAGCCACCACACAGGTGCTGGTGTCGGGTGAAAAAGGAGGCAGCCAAGCCAAGCCATTGCTGATGGCAGGATTGATCGGCGGTCTGTACGATTTCATCGTGGCTACCTTCGGCTGGTGGAACGAAAACTTCACCACCCGCGTATGCGGAGTAGGCGAAATGCTGGCCGACAAAGCCAAACTGGTTTTCAAGGTAAACACCGGCGCAGCCGTACTCGGCCTGGGATATATCGTCGGACTGAAATATGCTTCCATTATCTGCTTCGGCTCCCTGGCCGTATGGTGGATCATCGTACCGGGCATGTCACTCTTCTTCGGTGATTCGGTACTGAATCAGTGGAATCCGGACATAACCGCCACGGTAGGCTCTATGAGTCCCGAACAGATATTCAGCCACTATGCCAAAAGCATCGGTATCGGCGGCATTGCCATGGCAGGTGTCATCGGCATCATCAAATCATGGAGCATCATCCGCAGTGCGGTGGGACTGGCGGCTAAGGAAATGGGCGGAAAGAGTGATGCCGAAAAGAACATTATCCGCACCCAACGCGACCTCTCAATGAAAATCATTGCCATCGGTTCCATTATCACGCTGATTCTGGTAGTGCTTTTCTTCTATTTCGATGTGATGCAAGGCAACCTGGTGCATACACTGGTAGCCATCCTGCTAGTGGCCGGAATTTCATTCCTGTTCACAACGGTAGCCGCCAATGCAATCGCTATCGTGGGCACTAATCCCGTATCGGGCATGACTCTGATGACATTGATTCTGGCATCGGTCGTTATGGTGGCTGTCGGGTTGAAAGGCCCTTCAGGCATGGTGGCTTCATTGGTAATGGGTGGTGTGGTCTGTACCGCACTTTCCATGGCAGGAGGTTTTATCACAGACTTGAAAATCGGATACTGGCTTGGCAGCACACCGGCCAAGCAGGAAGCATGGAAGTTCCTCGGAACCATCGTTTCGGCTGCTACCGTAGGCGGTGTAATGATTATCCTGAACAAAACTTACGGATTCACAAGCGGTCAGCTGGCTGCCCCGCAGGCTAACGCAATGGCTGCCGTCATCGAGCCGTTAATGAGTGGTGTGGGCGCTCCGTGGATGCTCTATGGCATCGGTGCCGTACTGGCCATCGTATTGACGCTCCTGAAAGTTCCCGCATTGGCATTTGCACTCGGTATGTTTATTCCTCTCGAACTGAATATACCGCTGGTGGTGGGCGGTGCGATCAACTGGTATGTGACTACCCGCAGTAAAGACGCTTCACTCAACACGGAACGGGGAGAGAAAGGTACATTATTGGCATCCGGATTCATCGCGGGAGGTGCCCTGATGGGTGTAGTCAGTGCGGCAATGCGCTTCGGAGGCATCAATCTGGTAAATGACGCGTGGCTGAACAACACTCTGTCTCAACTTGCGGCCCTGATAGCTTATGCCCTGTTGATTCTCTATTTCATCAAAGCATCCATGAAAGTAAAATGA
- a CDS encoding DUF1573 domain-containing protein produces the protein MKKILFFITMMVLSIGLAQAQGKAEIKFDKTTHDFGTFSENNPVVSCTFKFTNIGDAPLVIHQAVASCGCTVPEYTQEPIMPGKTGTIKVTYNGTDKYPGHFKKSITLRTNAKTEMIRLFVEGDMTAKDAK, from the coding sequence ATGAAGAAAATACTATTTTTTATCACTATGATGGTGCTGAGCATCGGACTTGCCCAAGCTCAAGGAAAAGCAGAAATAAAGTTTGATAAGACAACCCACGACTTCGGAACGTTCTCGGAAAACAATCCTGTTGTGAGTTGCACTTTCAAGTTCACAAATATCGGCGATGCCCCGTTAGTCATTCATCAGGCTGTAGCATCCTGCGGATGTACCGTACCCGAATATACCCAGGAACCTATCATGCCGGGAAAAACAGGTACAATCAAGGTGACTTACAACGGAACGGATAAATATCCGGGACACTTCAAAAAGTCCATAACCCTGCGTACAAACGCCAAGACGGAGATGATACGTCTTTTCGTGGAAGGCGACATGACAGCCAAAGACGCGAAATAA
- a CDS encoding sensor histidine kinase: protein MKQKWARKPLILTAALLICCYTTVWLGMHGFYISLPVSVCLLLYTAYRIYRYILRSTRAMAQFIWSVRYSEFLSSPVQSEESLRSLPAELLNEMNQALDFYKQNLQKKESKLQYFQALANHIDMSVLVYTPSGRIEWMNEAAKRLLDNHNLKSIDELKYFHSELPARLYSLKAGDISVLQAKKEEETIQLALSGMEFVIQGRPLTVASMKNIHSVLDSQETEAWQKLIRVLTHEIMNSITPVTSLSELLEHQIEDFDGNEEERAEIRRMLQTIRRRGDGLIRFVNSYREVSHLPQPLLKIYTSQELLTGVVRLMYREPNDLHLILPPKGQRLMADKDLIEQVLINLIKNARENDATDIRISAGLSSGERPYIRIEDNGTGIEHEVLDRIFIPFFTTKPTGSGIGLTISRQIMHLHRGTITVSSEPGKGSIFTLLFPGVF from the coding sequence ATGAAACAAAAATGGGCGAGGAAACCCCTTATATTGACAGCAGCCCTTTTGATCTGCTGTTACACCACCGTGTGGTTAGGCATGCACGGTTTCTATATCAGCCTGCCGGTATCCGTATGCCTCTTGCTATACACAGCCTACAGAATCTATCGCTACATCCTCCGCTCCACACGTGCCATGGCACAGTTCATCTGGTCTGTCCGCTATTCCGAGTTCCTCTCCTCCCCCGTGCAAAGCGAAGAAAGCCTCCGTTCACTGCCGGCAGAGCTTCTGAACGAAATGAACCAAGCCTTGGATTTCTACAAACAGAACCTTCAGAAGAAAGAAAGCAAACTACAATATTTTCAGGCTCTGGCCAACCACATCGATATGTCCGTATTGGTATATACCCCTTCCGGACGGATCGAGTGGATGAATGAAGCCGCCAAAAGACTGCTCGACAACCACAATCTGAAAAGTATCGATGAACTGAAATACTTTCACAGCGAGCTGCCTGCCCGCCTTTACTCCTTAAAAGCGGGTGACATCTCCGTTCTGCAGGCGAAAAAAGAGGAAGAGACCATCCAACTGGCACTTTCCGGAATGGAGTTTGTGATACAGGGACGACCGCTCACAGTGGCCAGCATGAAAAACATCCATTCGGTATTAGACAGCCAGGAAACCGAAGCCTGGCAGAAACTGATCCGTGTACTGACACACGAAATCATGAATTCCATCACTCCGGTCACGTCTTTGTCCGAATTGCTGGAACATCAGATCGAAGACTTTGACGGCAATGAAGAAGAGCGGGCCGAAATACGCCGGATGTTACAAACCATCCGCCGGCGGGGCGACGGGTTAATTCGGTTTGTCAACAGTTACCGGGAAGTGTCTCACCTGCCACAACCCCTGCTGAAGATATATACATCACAAGAATTACTGACAGGTGTGGTACGGTTGATGTACAGAGAACCGAATGACCTGCACCTGATACTTCCGCCCAAGGGCCAACGCCTGATGGCGGACAAAGATCTGATTGAACAAGTGCTGATCAACCTGATTAAAAACGCCCGCGAGAACGATGCGACCGACATCCGGATCTCAGCCGGATTAAGTTCCGGAGAACGCCCCTATATAAGGATAGAAGACAACGGGACAGGAATCGAGCATGAGGTGCTCGACCGCATCTTTATCCCGTTCTTCACGACTAAACCCACCGGATCGGGCATCGGCCTGACCATCTCACGACAGATCATGCATCTGCACCGCGGCACCATCACCGTTTCATCCGAACCGGGGAAAGGCAGTATCTTCACCCTCTTGTTTCCGGGCGTATTCTAA
- a CDS encoding sigma-54-dependent transcriptional regulator, with protein sequence MTLKRGKILIADDNEDILFTLKMLLRPIAESISITTDPRELLPILSRTHYDVILLDMNFRNDAVSGREGFHWLEEILKLDSGAVVIFITAYADTEKAVRAIKLGATDFIAKPWQNDKMIATVSAALQLSFSRTEVESLKEQKEALTAPSPEPARIIGESAAMQAIFQTIRKLADTDANLLLLGENGTGKDLIARYVYEQSPRKGEIYVPIDLGSIPETLFESELFGFEKGAFTDARKKKPGRLEVASGGTLFLNEIGNLSLPLQAKLLSVIEQRKSSRLGSTTSYPVDVRLICATNTDLYTAIDNGLFRQDLLYRINTIEIRIPPLHERGNDLFLLADHFLQRYRKKYKKEVRGISKEARRLMQLYRWPGNVRELEHAIERAVILSGNPMLMPDDFMLRTSPQGQVSEKEKYNLERQERETISEVLRLCAGNITLASEMLGITRTSLYRRIEKHGL encoded by the coding sequence ATGACACTGAAACGAGGCAAAATACTGATAGCCGATGATAATGAAGACATCCTTTTCACACTGAAAATGCTGTTACGCCCCATTGCAGAATCAATCAGCATCACGACCGATCCGAGAGAACTGCTCCCCATCCTGTCACGCACACACTATGATGTCATCTTGCTGGACATGAATTTCAGGAACGATGCTGTCAGCGGACGGGAAGGATTCCACTGGTTGGAAGAGATCCTGAAACTGGATTCGGGAGCAGTGGTAATCTTCATCACGGCTTATGCCGATACCGAAAAGGCTGTACGGGCCATCAAGCTCGGCGCTACCGACTTCATCGCCAAGCCCTGGCAAAACGATAAGATGATTGCAACCGTATCTGCGGCATTGCAACTCAGCTTCAGCCGTACGGAAGTAGAATCACTGAAGGAGCAGAAAGAAGCTCTGACCGCCCCCTCGCCGGAACCGGCCCGAATCATCGGCGAATCGGCCGCCATGCAGGCTATTTTCCAGACCATCCGGAAACTTGCCGATACGGACGCCAACCTGTTACTTTTAGGTGAAAACGGTACAGGAAAAGATCTGATAGCACGCTATGTATACGAACAGTCGCCCCGGAAAGGCGAAATATACGTCCCGATCGATTTGGGAAGCATCCCCGAAACACTGTTTGAGAGCGAACTCTTCGGATTCGAAAAAGGTGCTTTTACAGATGCGCGGAAAAAGAAACCCGGAAGGCTGGAGGTAGCCTCGGGAGGTACTCTGTTCCTAAATGAAATTGGCAACCTGAGCCTGCCTTTACAGGCCAAGCTGCTTTCGGTCATCGAACAACGCAAAAGTTCGCGACTGGGTTCCACCACTTCTTATCCGGTAGACGTGAGACTGATATGCGCAACGAATACCGACCTGTATACAGCCATCGATAACGGGCTGTTCCGGCAAGATCTTCTCTACCGCATCAATACGATCGAAATACGTATCCCTCCCTTACACGAACGGGGCAACGACCTTTTCCTGCTTGCCGATCACTTTTTACAACGCTATCGGAAAAAATATAAAAAAGAAGTCCGGGGCATTTCGAAAGAAGCGCGCAGATTGATGCAACTCTATCGTTGGCCGGGGAATGTACGCGAGCTGGAACATGCCATCGAACGGGCGGTCATCCTCTCAGGCAATCCAATGTTGATGCCGGACGACTTCATGCTTCGCACATCGCCTCAGGGACAGGTTTCGGAGAAAGAGAAATACAACCTTGAACGCCAGGAGCGCGAAACCATCAGCGAAGTACTCCGGCTTTGTGCCGGCAACATTACGTTAGCCTCAGAAATGCTGGGAATCACCCGGACATCGCTATACAGGCGGATCGAGAAACACGGATTATAA
- a CDS encoding DUF4933 domain-containing protein encodes MIRSKMKSTWMLGLLLLLGSCQQKGPASGRVEMKGESDSLSVRHGQENALSVSDEYPEGYVPVPGIRYQANYLTGNPERLDVKAALRNVRPLKLSQLGSQLDFMVFKDVKGGIFRLIPIEEGCLGVGIGGIWLLDGNLKMIRMLFRNDVDITEENGFTNFQTKRYINPDYYEKSSRTLIGVLYDQRDKKNPKSFVRLSLKDLLSASRPLTPDDIHKRAGISGNYLLGMADGYATWTRFTNDVYTFNLRGDTLCHFTIGEKVNYPPRGNGSYRSGEQATVYHYKGCPMIIMPYGNTVYRMKDASTLEPVYELDFGTLHRATGEEVVGGADVDNAYFLSDWVETDSYVFMHVEKGYDCPYARDKKQVTLYSLIYDKRSKAFFSLPQAEKTVHPCPEPDLPDGIPFWPRKGFSEEQLATFTTGWKLSKSSPEVFKRIPALQGTEKETTSLIITLK; translated from the coding sequence ATGATCAGAAGTAAAATGAAAAGCACTTGGATGTTGGGACTGCTGCTCCTCCTGGGAAGCTGTCAGCAGAAAGGGCCGGCAAGTGGCCGGGTGGAGATGAAAGGAGAGTCGGATAGTTTGAGTGTCCGGCATGGGCAAGAGAATGCATTGTCGGTTTCGGATGAATATCCGGAAGGGTATGTTCCTGTTCCGGGCATTCGGTATCAGGCGAACTATCTTACCGGAAATCCGGAGCGTCTTGACGTGAAGGCCGCATTGCGGAATGTCCGTCCTCTGAAGTTGAGTCAATTGGGCAGTCAGCTTGATTTCATGGTATTTAAAGATGTGAAAGGAGGCATCTTCCGCCTGATACCGATTGAAGAGGGCTGTTTGGGAGTGGGGATTGGTGGCATCTGGCTGCTGGATGGGAACCTGAAAATGATTCGGATGTTGTTTCGCAATGATGTGGATATTACAGAAGAAAATGGATTTACCAACTTTCAGACGAAGCGTTACATCAATCCGGATTATTATGAAAAGTCTTCCCGGACGTTGATCGGCGTGCTGTATGATCAGAGGGATAAAAAGAATCCCAAATCCTTTGTCAGGCTTTCTCTGAAAGATTTGTTAAGCGCATCCCGGCCTCTGACACCGGACGATATCCATAAACGTGCAGGCATTTCCGGAAATTATCTGTTAGGAATGGCAGACGGGTATGCTACCTGGACCCGATTTACGAACGACGTTTATACCTTCAATTTGCGGGGTGATACACTTTGTCATTTTACTATCGGAGAGAAAGTAAACTATCCTCCCCGCGGTAACGGTTCATATCGTTCGGGAGAACAAGCGACTGTTTATCATTATAAAGGCTGTCCCATGATCATTATGCCTTATGGGAATACGGTTTATCGTATGAAAGACGCCTCTACCCTGGAACCGGTTTATGAACTCGATTTCGGCACGTTGCATCGGGCTACGGGAGAAGAGGTGGTTGGCGGTGCCGATGTGGACAATGCCTATTTCCTGTCGGATTGGGTGGAGACCGACAGCTACGTATTCATGCATGTAGAAAAAGGATATGACTGTCCCTATGCACGCGACAAGAAGCAAGTAACGCTTTACTCGCTGATATATGACAAACGGTCTAAAGCGTTTTTCTCCTTACCGCAGGCTGAAAAAACGGTTCATCCCTGTCCGGAGCCTGATCTTCCTGACGGCATTCCGTTTTGGCCCCGGAAAGGTTTTTCTGAGGAGCAGCTTGCTACATTTACAACCGGGTGGAAATTAAGTAAATCTTCTCCTGAAGTATTCAAGCGGATACCTGCTTTACAGGGTACCGAGAAAGAGACTACGTCACTTATAATCACTCTAAAATGA
- a CDS encoding DUF4933 domain-containing protein — protein MIKRYYYWGSLLLMGGLCLSACGNKNPGVSKEELRREFAKSATPAAGVEDSLAGWGDNDSLQVFPEDYQAPSGIKYDSHITDHGMIVLNVESALRNVRPMKLTDLGQQVQYRIMEANDDWTSLIAAGDDFLIPDEEGVWLLDKDLRKKRLLIRSDLQVIHTPGGGVGIGGGHLMQNFYYDSERKQLRFTCYNTDKRRSYLVVASLTGLMASSQPAELKTFRNRLPIGNSYLFSMPGGYGMAVRHSDELYTFGMKGDTLCHFVLGNSERYKPRLFEAERDIVYHVGGRTLFYHAYGNKIYRVKDASTLEVVYKLDFGSLSRITGADVARGGNVRSSYFVTSCMETDHFLFLNVDKGYDSENARRKGEVQLYSLVYDKRNGEFFSLPEVTGGGHPESPLIAAGLQEDLPFWPNLNLNGDPAFVVGKAVLEKYYPIQLRGNDKLGEFNETDLILMTVK, from the coding sequence ATGATTAAAAGATATTATTATTGGGGGAGTTTACTTTTGATGGGAGGATTGTGCCTGTCGGCTTGTGGTAATAAAAATCCGGGGGTGAGTAAGGAGGAGCTGCGGAGGGAGTTTGCTAAAAGTGCAACTCCGGCGGCCGGCGTGGAAGACTCGCTTGCCGGATGGGGAGATAACGATTCTCTACAGGTATTTCCGGAAGACTATCAGGCCCCTTCCGGAATTAAATATGATTCTCACATCACAGATCATGGAATGATTGTTTTGAACGTGGAGTCTGCATTGCGAAACGTTCGCCCGATGAAACTGACTGATCTCGGGCAGCAGGTGCAATACAGGATCATGGAAGCCAATGATGATTGGACATCCCTGATTGCTGCCGGTGATGATTTTCTGATACCTGATGAAGAGGGTGTGTGGCTGTTGGATAAGGACCTGAGGAAGAAACGACTGCTTATTCGATCGGATTTACAGGTGATACACACGCCGGGCGGTGGCGTCGGAATAGGAGGGGGACACTTGATGCAGAACTTTTATTATGATTCTGAAAGGAAACAATTACGCTTTACGTGCTATAATACAGATAAACGGAGGTCTTATCTGGTAGTCGCCTCTTTGACCGGACTGATGGCTTCTTCTCAGCCGGCGGAGCTTAAGACATTCCGAAACAGACTGCCTATAGGAAACAGCTATCTGTTTTCAATGCCCGGAGGATACGGAATGGCGGTAAGACATTCGGATGAACTCTATACATTCGGGATGAAGGGGGATACTCTCTGTCACTTTGTTTTGGGAAATTCCGAACGTTATAAACCTCGTCTTTTTGAGGCTGAACGGGACATTGTGTATCATGTGGGAGGAAGAACACTGTTTTATCATGCATACGGCAATAAGATCTACAGGGTGAAGGATGCCTCGACACTGGAGGTCGTTTATAAACTTGATTTCGGTTCATTATCCCGCATTACAGGGGCCGACGTGGCTAGAGGGGGCAATGTGCGGAGTTCATATTTTGTAACTTCGTGTATGGAGACGGATCATTTCCTCTTTTTGAATGTCGATAAAGGGTACGATAGTGAAAATGCCCGTAGGAAGGGGGAAGTGCAACTTTATTCTTTGGTCTATGACAAGCGGAACGGAGAGTTTTTTTCTTTGCCGGAAGTTACCGGTGGGGGACATCCGGAATCACCGCTGATAGCTGCCGGTCTACAAGAAGATTTACCCTTCTGGCCCAACTTGAATCTGAATGGGGATCCTGCTTTTGTTGTCGGAAAAGCTGTTTTGGAAAAATACTATCCGATACAGCTGCGGGGAAATGACAAGCTTGGAGAGTTTAATGAAACCGATCTGATTTTGATGACCGTTAAATAA
- a CDS encoding ABC transporter permease, whose amino-acid sequence MINHYFKVALRLIKRSFLFSSIHILGFVWGMAAAFLIYLWVIDEFTFEDHNPDAGRIFRVIEANCSESGEVTENPYTSKLLADAFRKEFPQVEEATYLGNVDMTSLRSGDKFLSLNWMRVDTAFFDVFHFPVVEGDPGRLKSGFNHIVLSETLAKKFFGNEPAVGKEVMYNRGMDGESVLRIVGVVKVPRKSHIQFDAIVGQSFFDKIDVNIVRMSSPWDVRDAMVYVKMRPGTSVSDSDRVRMSRILSKHTLTERLLRFQPLRDIHLKTDFADISVKNHGSMASIYLFIILAVLIIFMGAFNFTTLSTARAALRYKEIGVRKVTGAKRKTLIVQFLSESLVQAFISLILALALTELLLPVFNRIMDKDITLQASWSVLVYVVLGIIGVGCLSGSYPAFYLSAVNPLIAFKGGQKNGKKGGLIRGLLCVQFVIAITLLLCTGIVFKQLNYLQNKDLGLEKENVVSIYTGLWYNVDGFKQEILKNPNVRSVSMGAEITDYLEGDKSQGDVLRWTDERGETDSLRMMCIWADGDFVNTFGLKLLKGEGLKADGGAYFSGTYDFPVIINEAARKAMKVADPIGMEISGGFGVGTNKKRIVGVVQDFNFQSLRQKIKPAYLMYSPECLGNIHIKIAPEHKQETLNFIQKKFEEMAPFFIKEFKYKFFSDALNRNYEQERQQSRMLLAFTILAVVIAMMGVFGLVTLSTRQRTKEIGIRKVNGAHSGGIVKMFCLEYLKWVGIAFVPACPLGYLFMYHWLDEFAYRTTMSWWLFLGGGLIIAGITLLTVIGQTWRTASQNPVRSLRYE is encoded by the coding sequence ATGATAAACCATTATTTTAAAGTTGCTCTTCGTCTGATCAAACGGAGCTTTCTGTTTTCAAGCATTCATATACTTGGATTTGTATGGGGGATGGCAGCGGCTTTCCTTATCTACTTGTGGGTGATAGATGAATTTACTTTTGAAGATCACAATCCGGATGCAGGTAGAATTTTCAGGGTGATTGAAGCGAATTGCTCCGAAAGCGGAGAGGTGACTGAAAATCCTTATACTTCGAAACTTCTGGCAGATGCTTTCCGTAAAGAGTTTCCGCAGGTGGAAGAAGCCACTTATCTTGGGAATGTCGATATGACTTCTTTGAGGTCGGGTGATAAATTTTTGTCACTCAATTGGATGCGTGTGGATACGGCCTTTTTTGATGTTTTCCATTTTCCTGTGGTAGAGGGAGATCCCGGCAGGCTGAAATCGGGATTCAATCACATCGTTTTGTCTGAGACGCTGGCTAAAAAGTTTTTTGGGAATGAACCGGCGGTGGGGAAAGAAGTAATGTATAACAGAGGAATGGATGGCGAGTCGGTATTGAGGATCGTAGGGGTGGTGAAAGTACCCCGTAAAAGCCATATTCAGTTTGATGCGATTGTAGGGCAGTCTTTTTTTGATAAGATAGATGTCAACATCGTGCGGATGTCTTCTCCTTGGGATGTTCGGGATGCGATGGTGTATGTGAAAATGCGTCCCGGGACATCTGTGTCCGACTCCGACCGGGTGCGGATGAGTCGTATACTGAGTAAACACACACTTACGGAACGTCTGCTCCGTTTCCAACCGCTCAGGGACATTCATTTAAAGACCGATTTTGCTGATATTTCCGTTAAGAATCATGGTAGTATGGCCTCCATCTATCTGTTTATAATCTTGGCCGTATTGATTATATTTATGGGAGCGTTCAATTTCACCACTTTGTCGACTGCACGTGCCGCATTACGATATAAAGAGATCGGAGTGCGTAAGGTGACGGGGGCCAAGCGGAAAACGCTGATCGTTCAGTTTCTTTCTGAAAGTTTGGTGCAAGCATTCATTTCGTTGATATTGGCGCTGGCCTTGACCGAACTGCTGTTGCCGGTCTTTAATCGGATAATGGATAAGGACATCACGTTGCAGGCAAGTTGGAGTGTGTTAGTCTACGTTGTTTTGGGCATTATCGGTGTGGGATGCCTTTCGGGCAGCTATCCGGCATTCTATCTTTCGGCGGTTAACCCTTTGATTGCTTTTAAAGGAGGACAGAAGAACGGCAAAAAGGGGGGCTTGATACGGGGGTTGCTCTGTGTGCAGTTTGTCATAGCAATCACGTTGTTGCTGTGTACCGGTATTGTGTTTAAACAACTGAACTATTTGCAAAACAAGGACTTGGGATTGGAAAAAGAAAATGTTGTTTCCATTTATACAGGTCTGTGGTATAATGTGGACGGGTTCAAGCAGGAAATATTAAAGAATCCGAATGTACGCAGTGTCTCGATGGGAGCTGAAATTACTGATTATCTGGAAGGGGACAAAAGTCAGGGGGATGTATTGAGGTGGACTGACGAAAGAGGAGAGACTGACTCTTTACGAATGATGTGTATTTGGGCGGATGGTGATTTTGTGAATACATTCGGATTAAAACTTCTGAAAGGAGAGGGTTTGAAGGCGGATGGAGGAGCCTACTTCAGTGGCACGTACGATTTTCCGGTGATTATTAATGAAGCGGCCCGGAAGGCTATGAAGGTAGCAGATCCGATAGGTATGGAGATAAGCGGAGGGTTTGGAGTGGGCACAAATAAGAAACGGATTGTAGGAGTGGTACAGGATTTCAATTTCCAGTCGTTACGACAGAAGATAAAGCCGGCATATTTGATGTATAGTCCCGAATGTTTGGGGAATATACATATCAAAATAGCTCCGGAACATAAACAGGAAACCTTGAACTTCATACAAAAGAAGTTTGAGGAGATGGCCCCCTTTTTCATAAAGGAGTTTAAATATAAGTTTTTCTCAGATGCTTTAAACCGGAACTATGAACAAGAGAGACAACAGAGCCGGATGTTACTTGCGTTTACGATCCTTGCTGTTGTGATTGCCATGATGGGAGTCTTCGGATTGGTAACGCTGTCTACCCGGCAGCGAACGAAGGAAATAGGGATTCGAAAAGTGAATGGGGCACATTCCGGTGGGATCGTAAAAATGTTCTGTCTGGAATATCTGAAATGGGTGGGCATTGCTTTCGTGCCGGCTTGTCCGTTGGGTTATCTTTTTATGTATCACTGGCTGGATGAGTTTGCTTACCGGACTACTATGAGCTGGTGGCTGTTTTTGGGGGGCGGACTGATTATTGCGGGGATTACGTTATTAACTGTTATCGGACAAACCTGGCGGACGGCTTCACAGAATCCGGTGAGATCATTGAGATATGAATAA
- a CDS encoding ABC transporter ATP-binding protein, producing MIKAIGLTKIFRTESVQTIALNEISIDISEGEFVAIMGPSGCGKSTLLNILGLLDNPTSGELWFIGKEVSRYSENDRTDMRNGNIGFVFQSFNLIDELTVFENVELPLLYAGVPVRERVDRVNKALERMQIGHRTEHYPQQLSGGQQQRVAIARAIVTNPKIILADEPTGNLDSTNGNEVMLLLKELNKDGATVVMVTHSEENAREAGRIVRMMDGCILTENRR from the coding sequence ATGATAAAAGCAATTGGATTGACTAAGATATTCCGTACAGAGAGTGTACAGACTATTGCATTGAATGAAATCAGTATCGATATATCGGAAGGCGAATTTGTAGCTATAATGGGACCCTCAGGATGTGGCAAATCGACCTTGCTGAATATACTGGGACTATTGGACAATCCGACTTCCGGTGAGTTGTGGTTCATCGGTAAAGAAGTTTCCCGCTACTCGGAAAATGATCGTACAGACATGCGGAACGGCAATATCGGCTTTGTATTTCAGAGCTTTAACCTGATAGATGAACTGACTGTATTTGAGAATGTAGAATTACCGTTGCTATATGCCGGTGTGCCGGTTCGTGAGCGTGTAGATCGAGTGAATAAAGCGTTGGAAAGGATGCAGATAGGCCATCGTACGGAACATTATCCTCAACAACTTTCCGGAGGTCAACAACAGCGTGTGGCTATTGCCCGGGCTATTGTGACGAACCCGAAAATTATATTGGCTGACGAACCGACGGGTAACCTCGATTCTACCAATGGCAACGAGGTGATGCTTTTATTGAAGGAGTTAAATAAAGATGGAGCTACAGTCGTGATGGTAACTCACTCTGAAGAAAATGCCCGGGAGGCAGGCCGTATTGTGCGGATGATGGATGGTTGTATCCTGACGGAGAACAGACGATGA